One part of the Musa acuminata AAA Group cultivar baxijiao chromosome BXJ1-5, Cavendish_Baxijiao_AAA, whole genome shotgun sequence genome encodes these proteins:
- the LOC103973168 gene encoding ATP synthase subunit delta', mitochondrial: MYRHASRRLIQALGDGGRRRSFSTDLPAASSEDAAFVEAWRKVAPSIDPPKTPLAFMKPRPPTPSSIPSKLTVNFVLPYQSEISNKEVDMVIVPATTGQMGVLPGHVATIAELKPGVLSVHEGNEVTKYFVSSGFAFIHANSVTDIVAVEAVPVDRIDPSLVQKGLVDFTQKLNSTTTDLEKAEAQIGVDVHSALNAALSG, encoded by the exons ATGTATCGCCACGCCTCGCGACGCCTGATCCAGGCCCTCGGCGACGGAGGCCGCCGCCGGTCTTTCTCCACCGACCTCCCGGCGGCGTCGTCGGAGGACGCGGCGTTCGTGGAGGCGTGGCGTAAGGTGGCCCCCAGCATCGACCCGCCCAAGACTCCGCTCGCCTTCATGAAGCCCCGCCCTCCTACCCCCTCCTCCATCCCTTCCAAGCTCACCGTCAATTTCGTCCTCCCCTACCAGTCCGAGATCTCCAACAAGGAG GTTGATATGGTCATTGTACCAGCAACCACAGGGCAAATGGGTGTTTTGCCTGGACATGTTGCCACTATTGCAGAACTCAAGCCAGGGGTTCTTTCTGTACATGAAGGGAATGAAGTAACTAAGTACTTTGTTAGCAGTGGGTTTGCATTCATACATGCCAACTCAGTTACAGATATAGTTGCTGTTGAGGCTGTTCCTGTCGACCGCATTGATCCAAGCCTAGTCCAGAAAGGACTAGTTGACTTCACTCAGAAGTTAAACTCAACTACGACGGACTTAGAAAAGGCTGAAGCGCAGATTGGTGTTGATGTTCACAGTGCATTAAATGCTGCACTTTCTGGTTGA